The sequence TAATGCTTTTGGCCATTTTTATCTACGTGGTAGTCTGTCTCTATTACAGATTGTGTTGCAAAAACCTCTTTTATCTTTTGTGTGAGGTAGGGAACCTTTGTAAATACCTTGCTTATATTTTCCCCTACTATGTTTTCATTTTTGTGTTCTTTTAATAAATAATCTTCAATACATTTGTTGGCATCTTTTACAACTATTTCATCTCCTTTTTTTTCATAAAGTATCAAACAATCTGGCATGTATTTTACAAGATTTTTATAGCTTTTAAGCAGTCTTTCAATTTCAAGAGAGTAGATTTCTATTTTTTGTGTTATATCATTTATTTGGTTGGCTATTTTTTCTATGTCCGTTGTTTTTATCTTTTTTGTGTCAATTCTTTTGGATTTCTTGTAATTAACAAAGAAGTTATGGAGCGTTTCTATATCTGAGCGTATTGTTCTTGTTAGTATTGCATACAGAATTAATAAGACTGATATAGCTATAAATGTTATTATTATGATAGTTGCTATTCTTTGAGGCAGGTTTCTCTTAAATTTATTTTCAATTGCCTCTAAATAATCTTTCTTTAAATCTTTGAGATAATATCCTGTTCCTATTATCCAGTTATACGGTTTGTAAATCTCCATGTACGAAAGTTTGAGTCCATTTTCATTTGAGTGTGGTACTTTATAGTTATACTCTAATAAAGAGTACCCTTGTTTTCCTAAATCTCTTAAATACATTTTTCTGTAGAATCTACCGTTGGCATCTTTTATTTTGTCTGACATGCATTTACCCACCATCTCTGGTTTGTTTGGATTTACAATAGCTTTTGCAAAACAGTCACCACCATTTATATTTAACAGCTTAGAAATAAATATATATCCATGCTTCTTTTCGCCGTATCTGTAGTTTGTTAAATACTTAACTATGTTTTGTTTTATTCTTTCTTCTATACGGTTTAATGAACTTAAATATACGAAAAGCCAATTTAAAGGTTTGAAGGTTTTTGCATATCCTATCATCTTTTCTCCATTGCAAGTGGTTTCAATAAACCCTTCTTTTATGTTTTTCGGTATACAGTTGAAGCCTTTAAAAAGTGTTTTGTTGGTTTTTTTATCTATGACGAAGCAATAGATATCATCGTTTATATTACCCTCAACTTTTAAGAAACTCAAGAATTCATGTTTTAATTCTTGATTTTTCCTGTTTTTATTTACATTGTACAGTGTCATGGCTACATTGTATCTTAGGCTTAGTTTGTCTTTTAGATTTTTTATAAACTTTTGCTTTTCGTTTTTTCTTATTTTGTTTATGTAATTTTTAATAGAACTTATTTTATGCTTTAACATTTCTTTCTTTTCTTTTTTGTACAGTTCTTGTGTTATTTCTATAGTGGATTTCATTTTTGATTTTACGTCAAATATCCAAAAAACACCTATAAAAAATGATGTAACTATTATACTTCCTACAATCGTAGTTATAAAAAGCTTATGTAGGCTTATCTTTTTTTTCATTATTCCTCCTAACTGCCCTTATTTTTATTCTATAAAAGAAAATAGCATAAAACAACTCTAAAAAATTGATAACGATTTTATACACTGTAAAATTTTGCCATATAAAATTAATTTTAGTTTCTTTTTACCCCCCTTTCCGCACTCAAACCTCTATCTTATTTGACCAAACCCAAATGCACAGAGTAAAAGAATGAAAAGGGTCTTAGAATAAACGGAACAGAAAATGCTTACATCTCCCTCTAAAAAGAGGGGGTATTTAAATGTTACAACAAAAAGCAGTTATCAAGAACATGGATCACTTAGGACTAATAGCTGGTATGATAGACGAACTAAAGATAGCAGAAACCATAGATGATGAAATACCATCATCAAGCAAATCAAAGAACCTAAGCTATGGCGAAGCAACAAAGGCAATGATCCTTAACGGTCTTGGTTATGTCAACAAGCAACTCTACCTAACTCCTCTCTTCTTCAAAGACAAACCACTAAAGAGATTATTCGGAAGGGATGTTGACTTCCCTTGGTTCAACGATGATGCACTTGGTAGAACATTAGATAAGCTCTTTGAATACGGCGTAAGTGAACTGTATGAAAAGATAGCAAGCAGGGCACTCAAAATACTGAACCTTACACCCTCTACCATACACTTAGACAGCGCAAGCTTTCATCTTGACGGTAAGTATCCAAACCAAAAGACGAAAGAAGAAAAAGAAAAAGAAAAAGGAAAAGTAAAAGAAAGAAATGGAAAAGAAGAAAAGGGAAATAACAGTGAAGGAAAATGGGGAAAAGGAGGAAAAGAAGAAGAGTATGAGCCAACCCCAGTCTTTATCACCCAGGGATACAGCAGAGACCACCATCCAGAGCTCAATCAGGTGGTTTTAAATCTTATAGTAGAACACAAAGCAGGCATTCCCATATGGATGAAGCCTGCAGATGGTAATAAAATAGATACACAGGCATTTGCCAATATAGTAAAGGAGCATATTAACTCTTTAAAGAATGCTAATAATACAAAGACAAAGGTGATAGCCGATGCAGCCCTCTTTAGTTCTAAAACAATGGAAGAGTTTAAGAAAAACAACATGCTTTTCATCTCAAGGGTTCCATCGAAACTAAAACAGGCAAAAGAGATACTCAAAAACCACAATGAAGAGGAATTTATTCAGCTTGATGAGAACTATCAGGCTATCCAGTACACAGTAGATTATGAAGGAATGAAACAACAGTGGGTTTTATACAAAAGCAGTTATGCTAAATCAAGAGGGGACAAAACGATAAAGAAAGAGTATCAAGAAAAAGAAAAACAGGAAACAAAACTCATTGAGAAATTACAAAAGAGAGCATTTTTCTGTGAAGCTGATGCAAGAAAAGCATTTGAAGAAAAAACAAAGAAGTTAGAATGCATAATGATATCAGAGGCTAAACTCATATCAAAGCCCAAATACAAAACAAGAGGACGACCAAAACCAAATGCTAAACCAGACCACTATGAATACTACTGGATTATAGAGACCAAGCCAAATGAAGAATACCTAAAACAAAAACAGAACCAAAAGAGTGGCCTTTTTATCCTTGCAACCAATGATATGACACTGTCTGCCAAGGAACTGCTTGATGAGTATAAATCTCAACAGAGAATAGAAAGGGGCTTTAGGTTCTTAAAATCACCAGAGTTTTTAAGCGATGCCATGTTTCTAAAGAACCCAAAACGCATTGAAGCAATGCTTATGATAATGACACTCTCTTTGCTTGTCTATTCTGCCTTGGAATACAGAATAAGAAGTGAGCTTAAAAATCAAAACAAATCCTTTCCCAATCAACTTGGCAAACCCATTCAGAATCCCACTGCAAGATGGGTGTTTGAGAACTTCTTTGCTATACATCTACTCTTACTTAATGGGCAAGAGCAGATTGTTGGGTTGGAAAACAAGCATAGGCTGATATTGGAACTATTGGGTAGTAATTATATGGGGTTTTATGGTATAAATGGAGAAAGAGGTGCGGAATGAGGGATAAAGGTAAGTATGGTGGGACCTATATGGTTACACATAAGTGCTTTTAGTTGACTTTTTTATGCCCTTGTGTTATCTAATTTTGTAAAGAAAGATTTAGTTTTGCAAAGGAGGTGTTGATATGGGTGAATATAACAATAAACCAAATAGCGAGATAGATATGGAAAACGGTGAAATACTTTATGATGATGGCAAACATAAGTTTATTTGGCTTGGATGGGGTAGGCTAGAAACTGGATTAATTCAAACCAATCAATACCTTATAATTGATGGCAATAAGGGTGTGCTTTTAGATCCAGGTGGCATACATATTTTCCCCAAGGTTGTTGCCAATGTTACCAAATACATAGATTTAGATGATATAGATGTTATATTTTTCTCTCATCAAGACCCTGATGTCAGTTCAGGCATACCGATGTGGCTTTCTGTTACGAATGCAAATGTCTATATCTCTGATTTGTGGGTTAGATTTCTTCCTCATTTTGGTATAACGGATTTTAGCAGGATAAAAGGAATCCCAGACGGTGGTCAGAGGTTAGGGGATCTTGAAGTGATTCCGGCACACTTTATGCACTCACCTGGCAATCACATAGTATTTGACTCAAAATCAAAAATACTATTCAATGCCGATATAGGTGCCGCTGTATTTAATGAAGGTGGTGAATATCTATTTGTAGATAAAGATAACTTTAATGCCCATACTGCATTAATGGAAGGGTTCCATAAACGTTACATAGCTTCATCAAATGCGTGTCGTTATTATGTAAATAAAGTGAGATCTCTATCACCTAAGATGATAGCCCCACAGCATGGTGGCGTATTTAGGGATGAGGCAGTGGAAATGTTTTTAAATTGGTTAGGAAACCTTAAATGCGGTACAGATATAATAGATGAATTGAGTAGGTGAGAGATATGGCAGTAAAGAATAATATGAAATCAATGAATGCCATAAGAAAGCTTTCAAGGGGTGTTGTAAAGAGCTCCTTTGTATCAACTGCCACCGTAGAAAGTTTTAAAATTATATCTAACAGTGTAGAGTATTTAGAAGATCAGATGAAAACATTTTCTGCCTCTCTTGAGGAAATGGAAGGTAACCTTAAGGGTATGGCGAATAATGTATCAAAGATAAACTCAGACTTTGAGGAGTTTAATCTAAATATAAACTCTATCTCGGACAAGATTACAGAAAGAAATGATGAAATAGAGGGAAGAAAGTCGGAGATAGACGATTTTGTAAATGGTATAAAGAGTCTAACCACCGTTACCGAGGATATAAATAAAGCTGCAGGCAGTATATCTGATATTGCAAAGCAAACTAACTTATTGGCATTAAATGCTGCAATCGAGGCAGCAAGAGTCGGCGAAAAAGGCAAGGGTTTTGCCGTTGTAGCTGATGAGATAAAGAAACTTGCAAACAAGACAGATAGCATAACAAACAATATTCAGGAAATTTTATACGAGTTTAACTACAAACTAACAAGCACTGTAGAAAGGGTTGAATCGGTTAAAGAATTCTTAGATCAATTAAGAGGGGATTTTAATGAATTTGCAGAGACTTTTATCAAAATTAATGAGAGTTCAAATGAAATAGCAGAATCGCTAAATGAGAATAGCTTAGCTATAAATGAGCATGCAGAGGTTATAGATGATTTGACCAATAGGATAGTTAAAATATACGAGTTATTGAGTAGCATTATTAAAATAATTAACACACTTCAAGATGTAAACTTAAAGATAGAACAACTTGTTAAGCTTTAGATGGAGGGGAAATGAAGGTAGCAATAGTCGCTGGTAGTAAAAGTGATGAAGAGATAATGAATGCAGCCAGAGAGGTGCTTGATGAATTTGGTGTAACCCATAAAGAGTTTATTGCGTCTGCTCATC comes from Hippea maritima DSM 10411 and encodes:
- a CDS encoding diguanylate cyclase — protein: MKKKISLHKLFITTIVGSIIVTSFFIGVFWIFDVKSKMKSTIEITQELYKKEKKEMLKHKISSIKNYINKIRKNEKQKFIKNLKDKLSLRYNVAMTLYNVNKNRKNQELKHEFLSFLKVEGNINDDIYCFVIDKKTNKTLFKGFNCIPKNIKEGFIETTCNGEKMIGYAKTFKPLNWLFVYLSSLNRIEERIKQNIVKYLTNYRYGEKKHGYIFISKLLNINGGDCFAKAIVNPNKPEMVGKCMSDKIKDANGRFYRKMYLRDLGKQGYSLLEYNYKVPHSNENGLKLSYMEIYKPYNWIIGTGYYLKDLKKDYLEAIENKFKRNLPQRIATIIIITFIAISVLLILYAILTRTIRSDIETLHNFFVNYKKSKRIDTKKIKTTDIEKIANQINDITQKIEIYSLEIERLLKSYKNLVKYMPDCLILYEKKGDEIVVKDANKCIEDYLLKEHKNENIVGENISKVFTKVPYLTQKIKEVFATQSVIETDYHVDKNGQKHYFSCIAYPLNENECVSVAKDITDSILLYRKSEKEKEKLKKFINVINTGVLVLNEDGSVVYINDIAKQILEIDEMFNLEDIYIVLGLKNWGIITGNIKIINEGQNGCKNCNVSITTKTDSEKWLDMSVGSIEMNKEKLYVVSFYDVTERYKKEKEVEYVAFHDSLTNLYNRRFFKEEVRRMFNKRSYPLTIITYDLNGLKIINDAMGHQKGDFAIKKLAQILLAEARASDVVARIGGDEFAVVMPNTTEKGALKYIERVNKKIERFNKKSDFFLSASYGYAVQEGQYPNLKEFFSTADANMYKNKYSTHRKEIIKKVMESVKSEKIKLPKELFDRYN
- a CDS encoding IS1634 family transposase, whose amino-acid sequence is MLQQKAVIKNMDHLGLIAGMIDELKIAETIDDEIPSSSKSKNLSYGEATKAMILNGLGYVNKQLYLTPLFFKDKPLKRLFGRDVDFPWFNDDALGRTLDKLFEYGVSELYEKIASRALKILNLTPSTIHLDSASFHLDGKYPNQKTKEEKEKEKGKVKERNGKEEKGNNSEGKWGKGGKEEEYEPTPVFITQGYSRDHHPELNQVVLNLIVEHKAGIPIWMKPADGNKIDTQAFANIVKEHINSLKNANNTKTKVIADAALFSSKTMEEFKKNNMLFISRVPSKLKQAKEILKNHNEEEFIQLDENYQAIQYTVDYEGMKQQWVLYKSSYAKSRGDKTIKKEYQEKEKQETKLIEKLQKRAFFCEADARKAFEEKTKKLECIMISEAKLISKPKYKTRGRPKPNAKPDHYEYYWIIETKPNEEYLKQKQNQKSGLFILATNDMTLSAKELLDEYKSQQRIERGFRFLKSPEFLSDAMFLKNPKRIEAMLMIMTLSLLVYSALEYRIRSELKNQNKSFPNQLGKPIQNPTARWVFENFFAIHLLLLNGQEQIVGLENKHRLILELLGSNYMGFYGINGERGAE
- a CDS encoding MBL fold metallo-hydrolase; this translates as MENGEILYDDGKHKFIWLGWGRLETGLIQTNQYLIIDGNKGVLLDPGGIHIFPKVVANVTKYIDLDDIDVIFFSHQDPDVSSGIPMWLSVTNANVYISDLWVRFLPHFGITDFSRIKGIPDGGQRLGDLEVIPAHFMHSPGNHIVFDSKSKILFNADIGAAVFNEGGEYLFVDKDNFNAHTALMEGFHKRYIASSNACRYYVNKVRSLSPKMIAPQHGGVFRDEAVEMFLNWLGNLKCGTDIIDELSR
- a CDS encoding methyl-accepting chemotaxis protein, whose amino-acid sequence is MAVKNNMKSMNAIRKLSRGVVKSSFVSTATVESFKIISNSVEYLEDQMKTFSASLEEMEGNLKGMANNVSKINSDFEEFNLNINSISDKITERNDEIEGRKSEIDDFVNGIKSLTTVTEDINKAAGSISDIAKQTNLLALNAAIEAARVGEKGKGFAVVADEIKKLANKTDSITNNIQEILYEFNYKLTSTVERVESVKEFLDQLRGDFNEFAETFIKINESSNEIAESLNENSLAINEHAEVIDDLTNRIVKIYELLSSIIKIINTLQDVNLKIEQLVKL